The following are encoded in a window of Saccharothrix longispora genomic DNA:
- a CDS encoding LLM class flavin-dependent oxidoreductase, whose translation MQLGVYSFGDRHPDPVTGEQVSVADALAQSLERIRLADQLGLGFYGLGEHHLPQYSISNPGTVLAAAAGVTERITLSSAVTVLSTEDPVRVYQQFTTLDQLSRGRAELLAGRGSFTESFPLFGASLEDYDELYEEKLALLLRLDREDPITWSGKFRAPLENAHVHPRPYGEHLRISVGTGGNPESSIRAGLLGLPVVYAIIGGEPERFAPLVDLYRRAGEAGGQRPEDLHVTMSAIGLIARNSQDAKNAFYPYWLETMKYGAKARGWSVPSRADYDAWTEGATSIFAGSPQEVAERLISVGGLVDADRYAMQMDWAGVPHKLVMEAIELLGTEVKPLVDAALGSGR comes from the coding sequence ATGCAGCTCGGGGTCTACAGCTTCGGCGACCGGCACCCCGACCCCGTCACGGGCGAGCAGGTCTCCGTCGCCGACGCGCTGGCCCAGAGCCTGGAGCGGATCAGGCTCGCCGACCAACTGGGGCTCGGCTTCTACGGCCTCGGCGAGCACCACCTGCCGCAGTACTCGATCTCCAACCCCGGCACGGTGCTCGCCGCCGCCGCGGGCGTGACCGAGCGCATCACGCTCAGCAGCGCGGTCACCGTGCTCAGCACCGAGGACCCGGTGCGCGTCTACCAGCAGTTCACCACGCTCGACCAGCTCAGCCGGGGTCGCGCGGAGCTGCTCGCGGGGCGGGGCTCGTTCACCGAGTCGTTCCCGCTGTTCGGCGCGAGCCTGGAGGACTACGACGAGCTGTACGAGGAGAAGCTGGCGCTGCTGCTGCGCCTGGACCGGGAGGACCCGATCACCTGGTCGGGCAAGTTCCGCGCACCGCTGGAGAACGCCCACGTCCACCCGCGCCCCTACGGCGAGCACCTGCGGATCTCGGTGGGCACCGGCGGGAACCCGGAATCCTCGATCCGCGCGGGCCTGCTCGGCCTGCCCGTGGTCTACGCGATCATCGGCGGCGAGCCGGAGCGCTTCGCCCCGCTGGTCGACCTGTACCGGCGCGCGGGCGAGGCGGGCGGGCAGCGCCCCGAGGACCTGCACGTGACGATGAGCGCCATCGGCCTGATCGCCCGCAACTCGCAGGACGCCAAGAACGCGTTCTACCCGTACTGGCTGGAGACCATGAAGTACGGCGCGAAGGCGCGCGGCTGGTCGGTCCCCTCGCGGGCGGACTACGACGCGTGGACCGAGGGCGCGACGTCGATCTTCGCGGGCAGTCCCCAGGAGGTCGCCGAACGGCTGATCTCGGTGGGCGGCCTGGTCGACGCCGACCGGTACGCGATGCAGATGGACTGGGCAGGCGTGCCGCACAAGCTGGTCATGGAGGCGATCGAACTGCTCGGCACCGAGGTCAAGCCCCTGGTGGACGCCGCGCTCGGGTCGGGCCGCTAG
- a CDS encoding Pls/PosA family non-ribosomal peptide synthetase — protein sequence MTIAPDTALLTPTATPALFRAGAAAPARTLVDVLADTARRHPHSPALDDGTTSLTYRDLLDEVDAQRRALAEAGIGVGDRVGIRVPSGTVDLYVAVLGVLAAGAAYVPVDADDPDERAELVFGEAGACAVLGEHRALTPLRAPLGAVGSPGPDDDAWIIFTSGSTGKPKGVAVSHRSAAAFVDAEARLFLPDDPIGPDDRVLAGLSVAFDASCEEMWLAWRHGACLVPAPRALVRTGFDLGPWLVEREITVVSTVPTLAALWPVDALDDVRLLIFGGEACPPELAERLAVEGREVWNTYGPTEATVVACAARLTGEPPVRIGLPLDGWELVVVDAAGEPVPMGGSGELVIGGVGLARYLDGAKDAEKFAPLPALGWDRAYRSGDLVRAEPEGLVFLGRADEQVKLGGRRIELGEVDAALQALPDVAGAAAAVRSTKSGNQVLVGYVVPADGDAFDQAAALDRLRSALPAALVPVLAVVGTLPTRTSGKVDRDALPWPLPLAVDESAHADLTPTEAWLADQWAEVLGSRVADPDADFFAHGGGSLAAARLVTLVRTRHAGGSVSDVYQHPTLRGMAARLDDLAGHRAAAREVAPTPRRAGLLQLLLLVPLTSLVGLRWSLALAALGNVLGITPHVSWWWLAAGWLLLVSPPGKVAIAAGGARLLLRGVTPGSYPRGGGVHLRLWTAERLAESSGATNLTGSWVTHYARALGAKIGPDVDLHSLPPVTGMLKLGRGSAVEPEVDLSGHWVDGDLVHVGRVRIGAGAVVGARSTLFPGARVGKRAEVAPGSGVTGSVPTGQRWAGVPATRTGKADRPGPRPPRSRRWKLAYGFTASALGLIPAVAALPAVLLVVREPLTLTSALLAVPLATVVWLGAYALLVLVCVRLLGTGLRAGSHPVHSRVAWQAWTTERLMSTARVALFPLYASLFTPVWLRLLGMRVGRRVEASTVVALPRMTTIGDGAFLADDTMVATYELGGGRLRIAHARVGKRAFLGNSGMTAPGRAVPNRGLVGVLSSTPKRAKAGSSYLGMPPMKLPRAAEEGDLSRTFDPPRRLVVARALVELCRVVPVMCHVALVVGVLFALREVGPLLAGPVLLAAGVVACAVAVAAKWLLVGRFRAREYPLWSGFVWRNELADTFVEVLAVPWLVGSTGGSPVTAVWLRALGARVGRGTWVESYWFPEADLVSLGDGAAVNRGCVVQTHLFHDRILRMDAVALAAGATLGPHGIVLPGASVGPHTTVGPASLVMRGEHVPAGTRWLGNPISAWR from the coding sequence GTGACCATCGCCCCCGACACCGCCCTCCTCACGCCGACCGCCACGCCCGCGCTGTTCCGCGCCGGCGCCGCCGCGCCCGCGCGCACCCTCGTCGACGTCCTCGCCGACACCGCGCGGCGCCACCCGCACTCCCCCGCGCTCGACGACGGCACGACGTCGCTGACCTACCGCGACCTGCTCGACGAGGTCGACGCGCAGCGGCGCGCCCTGGCCGAGGCCGGCATCGGCGTCGGCGACCGCGTCGGCATCCGCGTGCCGTCGGGCACGGTGGACCTCTACGTGGCCGTGCTCGGGGTCCTCGCCGCGGGCGCCGCGTACGTGCCGGTGGACGCCGACGACCCCGACGAGCGCGCCGAGCTGGTGTTCGGCGAGGCGGGCGCGTGCGCCGTGCTCGGCGAGCACCGCGCCCTGACCCCGTTGCGCGCGCCGCTGGGCGCGGTCGGCTCACCCGGCCCCGACGACGACGCGTGGATCATCTTCACCTCCGGTTCCACCGGCAAGCCCAAGGGCGTCGCGGTCAGCCACCGCTCGGCCGCGGCGTTCGTGGACGCCGAGGCGCGGCTGTTCCTGCCCGACGACCCGATCGGCCCCGACGACCGGGTGCTGGCCGGGCTGTCGGTGGCGTTCGACGCGTCGTGCGAGGAGATGTGGCTGGCCTGGCGCCACGGCGCGTGCCTGGTCCCGGCGCCGCGCGCCCTGGTGCGCACCGGGTTCGACCTGGGTCCGTGGCTGGTGGAGCGCGAGATCACCGTGGTGTCCACGGTGCCGACGCTGGCCGCGCTGTGGCCGGTGGACGCGCTCGACGACGTGCGGCTGCTGATCTTCGGCGGCGAGGCGTGCCCGCCGGAGCTGGCCGAGCGGCTGGCCGTCGAGGGCCGCGAGGTGTGGAACACCTACGGTCCCACCGAGGCCACCGTGGTGGCCTGCGCCGCCCGGCTGACCGGTGAGCCCCCCGTGCGCATCGGGCTGCCGCTCGACGGCTGGGAGCTGGTCGTGGTCGACGCGGCGGGCGAGCCGGTGCCGATGGGCGGCTCGGGTGAACTGGTGATCGGCGGGGTCGGCCTGGCCCGCTACCTCGACGGGGCCAAGGACGCGGAGAAGTTCGCACCACTGCCCGCGCTCGGCTGGGACCGCGCCTACCGCAGCGGCGACCTCGTGCGCGCCGAGCCCGAGGGGCTGGTGTTCCTGGGCCGCGCCGACGAGCAGGTCAAGCTGGGTGGTCGGCGCATCGAGCTGGGCGAGGTGGACGCGGCGCTCCAGGCGCTGCCCGACGTCGCCGGCGCCGCCGCGGCCGTGCGGTCCACCAAGAGCGGCAACCAGGTGCTCGTCGGGTACGTCGTGCCCGCCGACGGGGACGCGTTCGACCAGGCCGCCGCGCTGGACCGGTTGCGGTCCGCGCTGCCCGCGGCGCTCGTGCCGGTGCTGGCCGTCGTCGGCACGCTGCCCACCCGCACGTCCGGCAAGGTCGACCGCGACGCGCTGCCGTGGCCGCTGCCCCTGGCCGTCGACGAGTCCGCGCACGCCGACCTCACCCCCACCGAGGCGTGGCTGGCCGACCAGTGGGCCGAGGTGCTGGGCTCCCGCGTCGCCGATCCCGACGCCGACTTCTTCGCCCACGGCGGCGGCAGCCTGGCCGCGGCCCGGCTGGTGACGCTGGTCCGCACCCGGCACGCGGGCGGCTCCGTCAGCGACGTCTACCAGCACCCCACGCTGCGCGGGATGGCCGCCCGGCTGGACGACCTGGCCGGCCACCGCGCCGCCGCCCGCGAGGTCGCGCCCACGCCCCGCCGCGCCGGGCTGCTGCAACTGCTGCTGCTCGTGCCGCTGACGAGCCTGGTCGGGCTGCGCTGGTCGCTCGCGCTCGCCGCCCTCGGCAACGTCCTGGGCATCACGCCGCACGTGTCGTGGTGGTGGCTCGCCGCCGGCTGGCTGCTGCTGGTCAGCCCGCCCGGCAAGGTCGCGATCGCGGCGGGCGGCGCGCGGCTGCTGCTGCGCGGCGTCACACCCGGCTCGTACCCGCGCGGCGGGGGCGTGCACCTGCGGCTCTGGACCGCCGAACGGCTCGCCGAGTCCAGCGGCGCCACCAACCTCACCGGCTCGTGGGTCACCCACTACGCCCGCGCCCTGGGCGCGAAGATCGGCCCGGACGTCGACCTGCACTCGCTGCCGCCGGTCACCGGGATGCTCAAGCTCGGCCGCGGCAGCGCCGTGGAGCCCGAGGTCGACCTGTCCGGCCACTGGGTCGACGGCGACCTGGTCCACGTCGGCCGCGTGCGGATCGGCGCGGGCGCGGTCGTCGGCGCCCGCAGCACGCTCTTCCCGGGCGCGCGCGTCGGCAAGCGGGCCGAGGTCGCGCCCGGCTCCGGTGTCACCGGCTCCGTGCCCACCGGGCAGCGCTGGGCGGGCGTGCCCGCGACGCGCACCGGCAAGGCCGACCGCCCCGGGCCGCGACCGCCGCGCTCGCGGCGGTGGAAGCTCGCCTACGGCTTCACCGCCTCCGCGCTGGGCCTGATCCCGGCCGTCGCCGCGCTGCCCGCCGTGCTGCTGGTAGTGCGCGAACCCCTCACGCTCACCTCGGCGCTGCTCGCCGTGCCGCTCGCCACCGTGGTGTGGCTCGGCGCGTACGCGCTGCTGGTGCTGGTGTGCGTGCGGCTGCTCGGCACCGGCCTGCGCGCGGGCAGCCACCCGGTGCACAGCCGCGTCGCCTGGCAGGCGTGGACCACCGAACGGCTGATGAGCACGGCGCGCGTCGCCCTGTTCCCGCTGTACGCGAGCCTGTTCACGCCGGTGTGGCTGCGCCTGCTCGGCATGCGGGTGGGTCGCCGGGTCGAGGCGTCCACCGTGGTCGCGCTGCCGAGGATGACGACGATCGGCGACGGCGCGTTCCTCGCCGACGACACCATGGTGGCCACCTACGAGCTGGGCGGCGGGCGGCTGCGCATCGCCCACGCGCGGGTCGGCAAGCGGGCGTTCCTGGGCAACTCGGGCATGACCGCGCCCGGTCGCGCGGTGCCCAACCGCGGCCTGGTCGGCGTGCTGTCGTCCACGCCGAAGCGCGCCAAGGCGGGCAGCTCCTACCTGGGCATGCCCCCGATGAAGCTGCCGCGCGCGGCCGAGGAGGGCGACCTGAGCCGCACGTTCGACCCGCCGCGCCGCCTGGTCGTGGCGCGGGCGCTGGTCGAGCTGTGCCGGGTGGTGCCGGTGATGTGCCACGTCGCCCTGGTCGTCGGCGTGCTGTTCGCGCTGCGCGAGGTGGGGCCGCTGCTCGCCGGTCCGGTGCTGCTCGCGGCGGGCGTCGTGGCGTGCGCGGTGGCGGTGGCGGCGAAGTGGCTGCTGGTGGGTCGGTTCCGGGCGCGCGAGTACCCGCTGTGGAGCGGCTTCGTCTGGCGCAACGAGCTGGCCGACACGTTCGTCGAGGTGCTGGCCGTGCCGTGGCTGGTCGGCTCGACGGGCGGGTCGCCGGTGACGGCGGTGTGGCTGCGGGCGCTGGGCGCGCGGGTCGGCCGCGGCACGTGGGTCGAGTCGTACTGGTTCCCCGAGGCCGACCTGGTGTCGCTGGGCGACGGTGCGGCGGTCAACCGCGGGTGCGTGGTGCAGACCCACCTGTTCCACGATCGGATCCTGCGCATGGACGCGGTGGCGCTCGCGGCCGGCGCGACGCTCGGCCCGCACGGGATCGTGCTGCCCGGGGCGTCGGTCGGCCCGCACACGACGGTGGGCCCCGCGTCGCTGGTGATGCGGGGCGAGCACGTCCCCGCGGGCACGCGCTGGCTGGGCAACCCGATCTCCGCCTGGCGATGA
- a CDS encoding M1 family metallopeptidase: MSGPYLPGNGDGRYRVAHYDLDLEYRISGRLSGRAVLSAVADAPLSPVVLDFAGPAVQRVLVDGKAARFALGGGKLRVRPARPVDGPFTVEVRYAGAVRPVRTRHWGELGWDQLTDGALVAGQPVGAPSWFPCNDLVRDKATYRIAVTTASPYTVLANGVLVDGRVGGSTTRWVYEQAEPMATYLASVQIGVYERFAPADGQDVAAPARLLRAARHDFARQPRMVEVFEELFGPYPFRRYQVVVTDDELDVPVEAQGMSVFGANHVDGRRGHERLVAHELAHQWFGNAVGLADWRDIWLNEGFACYAEWLWSERSGGLTAAVQARRAHARLTRLPQDLRIGDPGEADLFDDRVYQRGALLLQALRERVGDVEFFALLRDWTTTFRHATATTADFEAVAARHTALPLDALFDSWLREARLPVI; this comes from the coding sequence ATGAGCGGACCGTACCTGCCGGGCAACGGGGACGGCCGCTACCGGGTCGCGCACTACGACCTCGACCTGGAGTACCGGATCAGCGGTCGGCTGTCGGGGCGGGCGGTGCTGTCCGCCGTCGCCGACGCGCCGCTCAGCCCGGTGGTGCTGGACTTCGCGGGACCGGCCGTGCAGCGCGTGCTGGTGGACGGCAAGGCCGCCCGGTTCGCGCTCGGCGGCGGCAAGCTGCGGGTCCGCCCGGCCCGCCCGGTCGACGGCCCGTTCACCGTCGAGGTGCGCTACGCGGGCGCGGTGCGGCCCGTGCGCACCCGGCACTGGGGCGAACTGGGCTGGGACCAGCTCACCGACGGCGCGCTGGTGGCCGGCCAGCCGGTGGGCGCGCCGTCCTGGTTCCCGTGCAACGACCTGGTGCGGGACAAGGCGACGTACCGGATCGCGGTGACCACCGCGTCGCCGTACACGGTGCTCGCCAACGGGGTCCTCGTCGACGGCCGGGTCGGCGGCAGCACCACGCGGTGGGTCTACGAGCAGGCCGAGCCGATGGCGACCTACCTGGCGTCGGTGCAGATCGGCGTGTACGAGCGGTTCGCCCCCGCCGACGGGCAGGACGTGGCGGCGCCTGCCCGGCTGCTGCGCGCGGCCCGGCACGACTTCGCCCGCCAACCCCGGATGGTGGAGGTCTTCGAGGAGCTGTTCGGGCCGTACCCGTTCCGGCGCTACCAGGTCGTGGTGACCGACGACGAGCTGGACGTGCCGGTCGAGGCGCAGGGCATGTCGGTCTTCGGGGCGAACCACGTGGACGGGCGGCGCGGGCACGAGCGGCTGGTCGCGCACGAGCTGGCGCACCAGTGGTTCGGCAACGCCGTGGGGTTGGCCGACTGGCGGGACATCTGGCTCAACGAGGGTTTCGCCTGCTACGCGGAGTGGCTGTGGTCGGAGCGCTCGGGCGGCCTGACCGCGGCGGTGCAGGCACGGCGGGCGCACGCCCGGCTCACCCGGCTGCCGCAGGACCTGAGGATCGGCGACCCCGGCGAGGCCGACCTGTTCGACGATCGCGTGTACCAGCGCGGGGCGCTGCTGCTCCAGGCGTTGCGCGAGCGCGTCGGCGACGTGGAGTTCTTCGCGCTGCTGCGGGACTGGACCACGACGTTCCGGCACGCGACGGCGACGACGGCGGACTTCGAGGCGGTGGCCGCCCGGCACACCGCCCTGCCGTTGGACGCGCTGTTCGACTCCTGGCTGAGGGAGGCTCGCCTGCCCGTGATTTGA
- a CDS encoding PfkB family carbohydrate kinase yields MTGRVAVFAPSPELTVTVEELDGAPDIHVHAGGQGVWQSRMIQSLGAEVVLCAALGGETGHVLRHLIGVDLKARDVAARNGGYVHDRRDGSRDEAVRMPADALTRHELDDLYEMTLMESLNAGVAVLSGPAADDEPVPDSVYERLAKDLGGNGCQVVVDLSGGRLAAALKGGPAVVKVSHEELVSDGLAKSDSLPDLVGGVRELAKCGARAVVVSRAAEETLALVEEEFYLVESPDLSPVDTRGGGDSMTAGLAAGLALGMSLKDALKLGAAAGAVNITRHGLGTGSGDVVRELAERVTLTPWKHE; encoded by the coding sequence ATGACTGGTCGAGTTGCGGTGTTCGCGCCGTCCCCGGAGTTGACGGTGACGGTGGAGGAGTTGGACGGTGCGCCGGACATCCACGTCCACGCGGGTGGTCAGGGTGTGTGGCAGTCGCGGATGATCCAGTCACTCGGCGCGGAGGTCGTGCTGTGCGCCGCGCTGGGCGGGGAGACCGGTCACGTGCTGCGGCACCTGATCGGGGTCGACCTCAAGGCGCGCGACGTCGCCGCCCGCAACGGCGGGTACGTGCACGACCGGCGCGACGGCAGTCGCGACGAGGCCGTGCGGATGCCCGCCGACGCGCTGACCCGCCACGAGCTGGACGACCTGTACGAGATGACGTTGATGGAGTCGCTCAACGCGGGCGTCGCCGTCCTCAGCGGCCCTGCCGCCGACGACGAGCCGGTGCCGGACTCCGTCTACGAGCGCCTCGCGAAGGACCTGGGCGGCAACGGCTGCCAGGTCGTCGTGGACCTGTCGGGCGGGCGGCTCGCCGCGGCCCTCAAGGGCGGGCCCGCGGTGGTGAAGGTCAGCCACGAGGAGCTGGTGTCCGACGGGCTGGCGAAGTCCGACTCGCTGCCCGACCTGGTGGGGGGCGTGCGCGAGCTGGCGAAGTGCGGCGCCCGCGCGGTCGTGGTGTCCCGGGCCGCCGAGGAGACCCTGGCACTGGTCGAGGAGGAGTTCTACCTCGTCGAGTCGCCCGACCTGTCCCCCGTGGACACCCGCGGCGGCGGTGACTCGATGACCGCGGGGCTGGCCGCCGGTCTCGCGCTCGGCATGTCGCTGAAGGACGCGCTGAAGCTCGGCGCGGCGGCCGGCGCGGTCAACATCACCCGGCACGGCCTGGGCACCGGTAGCGGCGACGTGGTGCGGGAGCTGGCGGAACGGGTAACCCTCACCCCGTGGAAGCACGAGTGA
- the surE gene encoding 5'/3'-nucleotidase SurE, translating into MRVLITNDDGIDSPGLAALARGAVEHGWDTVVAAPARESSGTSAGLTAAEDDRRIVVERRQLPDLPDVPAYAVSAHPGLIAMVATQGAFGDPPDIVLSGVNRGANVGRAVLHSGTVGAALTASINGVRAMAVSLDVGLDVDVPHHWDTAVAVASGLFDRLAALPPGSVLNLNVPNAAEPDASWAEPKRAGLAEFGAVQSRVKDTDDGSIDIASVAVEGDLPPGSDAAVLAGGHPTVTALRSVSEDADLEF; encoded by the coding sequence GTGAGGGTACTGATCACCAACGACGACGGAATCGACTCGCCGGGGCTGGCCGCCCTCGCGCGCGGCGCGGTGGAGCACGGGTGGGACACCGTGGTCGCCGCGCCCGCCCGCGAGTCCAGCGGCACCAGCGCCGGCCTGACCGCCGCCGAGGACGACCGGCGGATCGTGGTGGAGCGACGGCAGTTGCCCGACCTGCCCGACGTACCCGCCTACGCGGTCTCGGCGCACCCCGGCCTGATCGCGATGGTCGCCACGCAGGGCGCGTTCGGCGACCCGCCGGACATCGTGCTGTCGGGCGTGAACCGCGGCGCGAACGTCGGCCGGGCCGTGCTGCACTCCGGCACGGTCGGCGCGGCGCTCACCGCCTCCATCAACGGGGTGCGCGCGATGGCGGTGTCCCTCGACGTCGGGCTGGACGTGGACGTGCCGCACCACTGGGACACCGCCGTGGCGGTCGCGTCGGGCCTGTTCGACCGGCTCGCCGCGCTGCCGCCGGGCTCGGTGCTCAACCTGAACGTGCCCAACGCCGCCGAACCCGACGCCTCCTGGGCCGAGCCGAAGCGGGCCGGGCTGGCCGAGTTCGGCGCGGTGCAGAGCCGGGTCAAGGACACCGACGACGGGTCGATCGACATCGCCTCGGTGGCCGTGGAGGGCGACCTGCCGCCGGGCAGCGACGCCGCCGTCCTCGCCGGCGGGCACCCGACGGTGACCGCGCTGCGCTCGGTGAGCGAGGACGCGGACCTGGAGTTCTGA
- a CDS encoding DUF6807 family protein, whose product MTPRVVLAGASGHGRLHLREIVALEAAGRVELAGVCETGPLDAEARRLIGDRPVGPDLGPLLAGADIGVVSTPIHTHVPLAHAVLDAGLHLLLEKPPTPTLADWHELVERSRGRVVQVGFQSLGSHALRRLHDLVRSGELGAVRGIGVRGAWSRDDAYYARAPWAGRRTLDGRPVVDGALTNPFAHAVATALALDGSTGVDDVEDVELELLRARPIEADDTSCLRLRTRRGTVVVVAVTLCAEVPGDPVLVVHGEEVRAELHYTEHRLVVDGVEERHGHDTPLRNLLDHLDDPAVPLSAPLSATGAFTRVLEAVRTAPDPVPIDPRWLRRNGKRVDVDGVDHAVTRAVERLSTFAELEVPWSPLGAAARYGWDAGSLPLVVPRPALHPVRTLGGAVVTGEHPADHPWHRGIGLALPDVNGVNLWGGRDHVPGEGYVPGEGYVPGELGVVGEVGPGELVWCDSAGEVLLRERRRLRRRVVDGGWELEWTSVLSARAEVVLHSPGSKGRAGAGCGGWFWRLPDLDPLTVRVFSQDGEGEEEVDGRGAPWLAVVVADPARPWTAVLSGPTDPWFVRVARYQGIGSALAWDRPLVLRPGQEREITVRAAFYDGLRLPTG is encoded by the coding sequence GTGACGCCGCGCGTGGTGCTCGCCGGCGCCTCCGGCCACGGGCGGCTCCACCTGCGCGAGATCGTCGCCCTGGAGGCCGCCGGACGGGTGGAGCTGGCCGGGGTGTGCGAAACCGGGCCGCTCGACGCCGAGGCGCGGCGGCTCATCGGCGACCGACCGGTCGGCCCGGACCTCGGCCCGCTGCTGGCGGGCGCGGACATCGGCGTCGTGTCCACTCCCATCCACACGCACGTGCCGCTGGCGCACGCCGTGCTCGACGCCGGGCTGCACCTGCTGCTGGAGAAACCGCCCACCCCCACCCTCGCCGACTGGCACGAGCTGGTCGAGCGGTCGCGCGGCCGGGTGGTGCAGGTCGGGTTCCAGAGCCTCGGGTCGCACGCCCTGCGGCGGCTGCACGACCTGGTGCGCTCCGGGGAGCTGGGCGCGGTCCGGGGCATCGGGGTGCGCGGCGCCTGGTCCCGTGACGATGCCTACTACGCCCGCGCGCCCTGGGCGGGCCGCCGCACGCTCGACGGCAGGCCCGTCGTCGACGGCGCGCTGACCAACCCGTTCGCGCACGCCGTGGCCACCGCCCTCGCGCTGGACGGCAGCACCGGCGTGGACGACGTCGAGGACGTCGAGCTGGAACTGCTGCGCGCCCGCCCCATCGAGGCCGACGACACCTCGTGCCTGCGGCTGCGCACCCGTCGCGGCACGGTCGTCGTGGTCGCGGTGACGCTGTGCGCGGAGGTACCGGGCGACCCCGTCCTCGTCGTGCACGGCGAGGAGGTGCGCGCCGAGCTGCACTACACCGAGCACCGGCTGGTGGTCGACGGGGTGGAGGAGCGGCACGGGCACGACACGCCGCTGCGCAACCTGCTCGACCACCTCGACGACCCGGCCGTGCCGCTGTCCGCGCCGCTGTCCGCCACCGGCGCGTTCACCCGCGTGCTGGAAGCCGTGCGGACCGCGCCCGACCCCGTGCCGATCGACCCGCGCTGGCTGCGCCGCAACGGCAAGCGGGTGGACGTCGACGGTGTCGACCACGCGGTGACCAGGGCGGTCGAGCGGCTGAGCACCTTCGCCGAGCTGGAGGTGCCCTGGTCGCCGCTGGGCGCCGCCGCCAGGTACGGCTGGGACGCCGGGTCGCTGCCGCTGGTCGTGCCGCGACCCGCCCTGCACCCGGTGCGCACGCTCGGCGGCGCGGTGGTCACCGGGGAGCACCCCGCGGACCACCCGTGGCACCGGGGCATCGGGCTCGCCCTGCCCGACGTGAACGGCGTCAACCTGTGGGGCGGCCGCGACCACGTGCCCGGTGAGGGGTACGTGCCGGGCGAGGGGTACGTGCCGGGTGAGCTGGGCGTGGTCGGCGAGGTCGGTCCGGGCGAGCTGGTGTGGTGCGACTCGGCGGGGGAGGTGCTGCTGCGCGAACGCCGCCGCCTGCGCCGTCGCGTCGTCGACGGCGGGTGGGAGCTGGAGTGGACCAGCGTGCTGTCCGCGCGGGCCGAGGTGGTCCTGCACAGCCCGGGCAGCAAGGGCCGCGCGGGCGCGGGCTGCGGCGGCTGGTTCTGGCGGCTGCCCGACCTCGACCCCCTCACCGTGCGGGTGTTCAGCCAGGACGGTGAGGGTGAGGAGGAGGTCGACGGACGCGGCGCGCCGTGGCTCGCGGTCGTGGTCGCGGACCCCGCACGGCCCTGGACGGCCGTGCTGTCCGGGCCGACCGACCCGTGGTTCGTCCGGGTCGCCCGCTACCAGGGGATCGGTTCGGCCCTGGCCTGGGACCGGCCCCTGGTGCTGCGGCCGGGGCAGGAGCGGGAGATCACCGTGCGCGCGGCGTTCTACGACGGCCTGCGCCTGCCCACCGGGTGA
- a CDS encoding carbohydrate ABC transporter permease — translation MTLSKRVVWHALVAGALLVLLYPVVWLVSTSFKPATEVLSTLALLPTEPTGDNYAQVFDGVGEFGVLHYFRNSLLVSAGAVVGNVVSCSLAAYAFGRLHFRGRGPMFGFMMITIMLPQHVVLIPQYVIFQQMGAVNTFWPLVLPKFLATDAFFIFLMVQFIRTLPRELDEAATLDGCGPVGVFRHVVLPLLRPALITTAIFTFIWTWNDFFSQLIYLNDAEKFTLPLALQLFVDQATQSAFGPMFAMSVLALLPIGLFFLAFQRFLVDGVATSGLKG, via the coding sequence GTGACGCTCTCGAAGCGGGTCGTGTGGCACGCGCTCGTCGCGGGCGCGCTGCTGGTGCTGCTCTACCCGGTGGTCTGGCTGGTCTCCACCTCGTTCAAGCCCGCCACGGAGGTGCTGTCCACGCTCGCGCTGCTGCCGACCGAGCCGACCGGCGACAACTACGCGCAGGTCTTCGACGGCGTCGGCGAGTTCGGCGTGCTGCACTACTTCCGGAACTCGCTGCTCGTCTCCGCCGGCGCGGTCGTCGGCAACGTGGTCTCGTGCTCGCTGGCCGCGTACGCGTTCGGGCGGCTGCACTTCCGGGGCCGCGGGCCCATGTTCGGCTTCATGATGATCACCATCATGCTGCCGCAGCACGTGGTGCTCATCCCGCAGTACGTGATCTTCCAGCAGATGGGCGCGGTGAACACGTTCTGGCCGCTGGTCCTGCCGAAGTTCCTGGCCACGGACGCGTTCTTCATCTTCCTGATGGTGCAGTTCATCCGCACCCTGCCGCGCGAGCTGGACGAGGCCGCCACGCTCGACGGCTGCGGACCGGTCGGCGTGTTCCGGCACGTCGTGCTGCCGCTGCTGCGGCCCGCGCTGATCACCACGGCGATCTTCACGTTCATCTGGACGTGGAACGACTTCTTCTCGCAGCTGATCTACCTCAACGACGCGGAGAAGTTCACCCTGCCGCTGGCGCTCCAGCTGTTCGTCGACCAGGCCACGCAGTCCGCGTTCGGGCCGATGTTCGCCATGTCGGTGCTCGCGCTGCTGCCCATCGGGCTGTTCTTCCTGGCCTTCCAGCGGTTCCTGGTGGACGGCGTGGCGACCTCGGGCCTGAAGGGGTGA